GACACACCGCATTCGCGAGCAAGCTCGCTCCCACAGGGGTTTTGTGCGGATTCAAGATCAGCGGTAGCGCTGCAAATGCTCGCCCACTTTGGCGGCGGGGACTTTCTGCAGTTTGCACAGCAGGTCGTGATTCAACTCGCGGACCCCGTGCTTGCCCCGCAACTCTTGCGCCAAATGCGCCATCAGATTGGCCGCCATCTCCGCATCGGCCATGGCCCGGTGAGCCTGGCCCGTATGCGGCAACTGCGCGAACGTGGTGAGCGTGCCGAGCTTGTGATTCGGCGCCGCCGGCATCAGCCGCCGCGCCAGCAATAGCGAACAGGCGAAATTCTGCAAGCGTGTGCGTTTGATCCGCCCCAGTTCGAAATCCCAGAACTTCTGGTCGAACGAGGCGTTGTGCGCCAGCAACGGCGTGCAGCCGACGAATTCGTTGACCTCTTCCATCACCCGCTCGGCGGGCGGGGCGGTGCGCAGCATGGCGTTGCTGATGCCGGTCAGTTGTTCGATGAACGCGGGGACGCGCACGCCGGCGTTCATCAGGCTCTGGTAACGCTCAACGATGCGGCCGTTTTCCAGCATGACCACGGCGATTTCCGTGGCGCGGCAGCTGCTGTTCGGCGACAGGCCGGTGGTTTCAAAGTCGATGACTGCAATGCGTTCCAAACCGGTTTCAACTCCGTACGAATCAATTCTTTAAAAGCAGCGCGCCTTCGATCGGCACGTAACGGCTGGCGGCACGGATCAGCGAGTTGGCGGTCAGGCCGGGTACGCCGTAGGCCACCGCTTGCACGCCGTGCTTGTTGATGATGCGCTCGAGCAGCATGTCGAAATCGCCGTCACCGGAGGCCAGCACCACTTCGTCGACATGGTCGGCGGCGTCCATGATGTCCAGGGTAATGCCCACGTCCCAGTCGCCCTTGGCCGAGCCGTCGCTGCGCTGGATGTAGGGCTTGAGCTTCACGGTGAAACCGAGGTTGCGCAGGATCTGCTGGAACTGCTGCTGCTTGCTGTCGCCACGGTCGATCGCGTAGGCGTAGGCCTCGACGATCTGCCCGTGCTTGCTGATGTCGGCCCACAGTGCGGCGTAGTTGAAGTGGCAACCATAGGCCTGACGCACGGTGTAGTAGAGGTTCTGCACATCGGCGAACACTGCGATTTTTTTCACCGGAGTTCCTGTGAGCGCGCGAGCGCACGAAGCGGGTTCAGGCGATCAGGCCCGAAAAAGGCGCTCAGTATGCCAGTCCGAAGGAGGGTTCCGCGAATAATCGGCCCGAAGCCCCGCAGGGCTCCGGACGAATGGTGAAATCAGACGAAGGAGTCGTCGTCATCGAACAACGACGAATTGTCGCTGCTGTAATCGGCGTCGCTGAAACCGCCCTGTTCATTAGCGTAAGTGTCGTTGCCGACCATGCGCTGCTCATCGCCCCAGCCATTGTTGCTCTGGTCGGCGACCTGCGCCGGTTCTTCCTTGATGACCTCGACAATTTCTTCCGGTTGCTGGTTGTGATGGAACAGGCTGCTGATGCCCTGCGCCAGCATCACACCGCCGGCCACGCCGGCGGCGGTTTTCAGCGCGCCGCCGAGGAAGCTGTTGCCCGCCGCCGGAGCAGCCTGCTGCGCGTAGTTAGGCGGCGCGGCACCGAAGCTCTGTTGTGGCGCCGGTGCCTGGTAGCTCTGCTGCGGCGCCGGCTCGCGCCAGCCGCCGGTAGCTGCGGGCGCTGCGCTCTGGCTCGGCGCCGGACGCGGATTGCCGCCACCAAAAATGCTCGACAGGAAACCACCACCACCGCTCGCTGCCGGTGCGCCGCTCTGCGCCTTGGCCGATTGCAGTTCGGCCTGCAGGCGCTGCACCTGCTGGGTCAACTGCTTGTTCTGCTCGTCGAGGCTTTTCAGCGCGGCCTCTTGCACCAGAATCGCCTGGGTCATGAAATAACCTGCCGCCGGTTGGCGTGTCAGGTGTTCCTTGATCCGCGCCTCGGCCTGGGCGTCGCGCGGGGCTGCCTCCGTTTCGGCCTGTTGCAGCCGGGAAAACAGTCCATCGATCAGGGTTTGCTCTTCGCTGTTCATGGCGACCTCGTAGATTGCCGGTAATAACGTGCCCACGCCCACTTCAGGCGCGGTGCTCTCCTGTAATGGAGACAGTGACAAAACGTTTCAATGACCTTTACCGAATGTTTACGTTTGTGTCGGCCCGCGTTGCATCGGTTAAAGTGAGCCACTGTTTTCGACCTGCGATACCGACTGATGAATGCCCTCGAAGTACTGCGCGACTCTTTGTATTTTTTCAAACGCCATCTGGGCAGCATCGTGCAGTTGTGCCTGCCGCTGGTGATTGTCGAAGCCTTCCTGCAGCAGGCAGTCGATCACGCCACCGGGCCGGACACCTTTGCCGGGGTCAGCATCATCGTCGGTCTGCTGGTGTATCCGCTGTACACCGCCGCGCTGATCCTGTTTCTCGATGCGCGCAGTCGTGGCGAGTCGCCGCGCAACCGTGACCTGCTGGCGATGGCCGCAACCCTGTGGCCGCGCTTCGCCGTGCTGACCGCGCTCAATACCTTGCTGATTCTGCTCGGCCTGTCGCTGTACTTCCTGCCGGGCCTGATGCTGATGGTCATGCTCGCCTTCGCTGAATACCTGCTGGTGTTGCGCGGCCTCGGGCCGTTGCAGGCGATGAAGGAAAGCCTGCGCCTGACCCGCGGGCACTTCTGGCGCATTCTGCTGTGCATTCTCTGTGTGATGACGCCGTTGTGGCTGCTCAAGGGCGCGACGCTGGCGGTGTACCCCGAACCGCAGAATCCGCTGATTGCCGGGCTGATCGACAGCGCTCACAGCTTTCTGCAACTGTTCACCAGTGTGGTGCTGTTCCGTCTGTTCATGCTGATCAGCGAATTGCCGGACAAACGTAACGGAGCGGTCTGACCGCGCCGTGCTTGGGCTTCGCCGCTGCCGTCAGGTATGCTCGGGGCCACTTTCTGTAACGCTATAAGCCGAGCCATGACCCGTCTGCTGCGCTACACCCTGCTGCTCGTTGTCCTCGCCGTCGTCCTGCTCGGCGTGCTGCTGTTCAGCCTGACCTGGCGCCCCGACGCCCGCGAAACCCTGCCGGTCAGCTGTAATGCTACGGCGCCGACGCTGGTGCCCGGGCAAGCGCTGAAAGTCATGACGTGGAACGTGCAGTTCCTCGCCGGCAAGCGCTACGTGTTCTGGAATGACTTGGCTCAGGGCGACGATGAAGCGCCGACTCTGGAAGACATGGCCTTCAGCCTCGACGAAGTGGCGCGGGTGATCCGCGACGAACAACCCGACGTGGTGCTGTTGCAGGAACTCGACGACGGCGCCAAGGCCAGCGATTACCAGAATCAGCTCAAGCTGTTGCAGGAACGCGTCGCCGATCTGTATCCGTGCAGTGCCAGCGCCTTCGACTGGAAGGCCGATTTCGTCCCCGAGCCCCATATCTACGGCAGCGTCGGCCGCCAGTTGGCGACATTGAGTCGCTATCGCATCGAACACGCCGAACGCCTGCAACTGCCCGTCGCCCCGAGCAACTTCATCAGCCGCCAGTTCCAGCCCAAAGACGCCTTGCTGGCAGCCAAGCTGCCGCTCAGCGATGGCGGACAACTGACCGTATTCAATACCCACTTGCAGCGCGCCAGCCAGGCGGACGGCAACGTGCAGGCGCAAGTCGCTGCGGTGGCCAAAGTGCTCGACAAGTATGAAAGCCAAGGCCTGCCGTGGCTGATCGGTGGCGATTTCAATCTGTTGCCGCTGGGCCAGTATCGACGCCTGCCCGTCGAGCGGCGCACGCCCTACTCTGCCGACAGCGAACTGCATCTGCTGTGGAACAAGTACCCGATGATCCCGACCAACAACGAGGCCGGCGGCATCGACCGGGCCAAATGGCTGACCCATTACCCCAACGACCCCGGGCTCAACGGCCCGGATCGCACGGTGGATTATCTGTTCTACAGCCCGAAGCTCAAACGCCTGCAAGCACAGGTGCGGCAGGACGATACCTTGCGCATCTCCGACCACTTGCCGGTGATTGCGCGGTTCTTGCTACCCGCTGCGCCATAAGCTTTTGCCCTTATAAACCGGGCGGAACGTAACCCGGAACATAGCGAACATTGGCGCACTTGCCGTGCAGTATTCGCCCGTCTTCGATCAGGAACTGGGCGATCTTCTTCTGCTGATTGATCTTCGCCTGCAACTTGCAGGTAGAACTGTGGCCGACCTGTTGGTAGTGCTCGGTGTAGACCATGCCATTGCCGGTATGGGTCATCGAAGTGCCGGCCGCTTCGGTGGAGGTCCAGCTCGCGGATTTGTGCCAGGTCAGCACGGCCAAGGGCTCGCCGTTCGGGCCGGTTTCCTTTGCCATCGAGTCGGGCGTGCCGAACAGGTCCAGTGCTTCCTGGAGATCGCGGCCTTCCCAGCGGCTTTGCGCAATGCTGGAACAACCGGTCAAAAATAACCCCGCCAACAGGATTGCCAGCCATAAGCGTGTGTAAGTCATTGGAGGCCCCGGCTTATTTCTTGAGTTCGAGCAGGCTGTCGATGTTGTCCATCATCTGGCTCTTTTGCTGAATCGGCGCGAGCTTGAAGAACATCTGCTGCAGCATTTCGATCATTTGCAGGTATTCCATCTTGCCCACGGCGGCCATGTCGTTTTTCGCGCGACTGCCCGGCGCACAGGCAAACTTCAGCGCTTGCTGGACCCAGAACTCTTTCGGGGTCTGCCATTGATTGGCAACTTTCAGATGACGCATGGTGTAGGCGAGACGCTCGATGGACTGGCCATTGATAAAACGTACCTTGCCTGTAGAGCATTGGGCTTCGAGGTTGTAGACGTCGATCATCGGTTTGCCCGGCTCTTCATAAACCAGAGTCACCGCGACCATGGTTGCGCCTTTGGTTTTCTGCGAAGGCACCACCGACGTCGCATCGGCGACGTACATGATGTTTTTCTGGGGCACGCCATTGCCATAGATAATCCACCAGTCGCCAATCGGATTGGGGTCTTCGGCCAGGGCCGGACTGGAGGCGGCCAATAGCGCAGCCGACAAGAAGATCAACTTCTTGAGCTTGAAAAAAGAGGTCATGGGCAGTTCCGTTCCTTGGGCACAAGTTGCCAGGCAACAAGGCTTGTTATTGTTCAGGCGGCGATTTTGCGAGCCTGAACAAACAAGGGCAATTAGCACGGATGGGCTAATGGCGCGCTGCCATTGCAGGTCAGGTGCCCCGTGGTTTTGCCCGTGCGGTAGCTTCGGCGACCAAGGGATCATCCGGCCAATAGTGCTTCGGATAACGCCCCTTCAAATCTTTCTTCACCTCGGCATAGGTGCTGCGCCAGAAGTTGGCCAGATCCTGGGTGACCTGCACCGGCCGTCGCGCTGGCGAGAGCAGATGCAGCTTTACCACTTGCCTCCCGCCGGCAATCCGAGGCGTATCGGCCAGACCAAACAATTCCTGCAAGCGCACCGCGAGTATCGGCGGATGTTCGCTGTAATCCAGTCGAATCGATGAGCCCGACGGCACGCTCAAATGATGCGGCGCCAGTTCATCGAGCTTCTGTGGCAGCGGCCACGGCAGCAGGTTGCGCACGATGCTCGACAGATCGAGGTTGGCGAAATGGCTGAGCCGCGAGACCTTGCCCAGATACGGCAGCAACCAGTCTTCCAGCGTATTCAGTAGCGCTGCGTCGCTGACATCCGGCCACTGGCTGTTGTCCTGAGTGCGCAGATCGAGCTGGCGCAACAGCGCCACCCGCGCCTGCCACTGGCGCAGTTCCGGCGTCCACGGCAGCAACTCCAGCCCCTTGCGCCGGACCAGATTGACTAGGGCCTGACTGCGCGCGTTTTCATCCAGACCGGTCAACGGCTCGCGGCTGAGAATCAGCTCGCCGACCTTGCGCTGGCGCTCGGCGCGCAGCACGCCTTCGCGCTCGTCCCAGTCGAGTTGATCGACGCTGCGCACTTGCTCGGCGAGCACCGAGTCGAACAGCGCCGGATCGAAATCCGCCGCCAGATAAATGCGTTCTTCGCGCTGACCCTGACGACTGCCGAGGTCGGCAATGACGATCCACTCGTGCTTCATCAGGCTGTCGGCTTCGGCGAACAGCGCGGCGCGACCGTTGGCCAAACGGTATTCGGCACCACCGGCGCGCCGTTGCTGGGCGACGCGATCCGGGTAGGCCAGCGCCAACAGCGCGCCGAGCCAGCGCGGATGCTCGGCATCGCTGACCGGTTCGCTCGGCTTGCCACGCAGGTAGCCGCGATACTGCCGGGCCAATTGCCGGGCACGTTGCACCCCGCCCTGCGCACCTCGACCAGCGCGCTCTTCACCGGAAAGCAAGACCAAGCGGCTGTGCAGATCGGCACCCGCACCGCGCAGGATATCGCGCTCGCCGAGCAGTGCCGCCACATCACAGGCCATCGCCGCCAACCCCAGCGCCTGACCGCGCAACA
This genomic interval from Pseudomonas koreensis contains the following:
- a CDS encoding 3'-5' exonuclease, which codes for MERIAVIDFETTGLSPNSSCRATEIAVVMLENGRIVERYQSLMNAGVRVPAFIEQLTGISNAMLRTAPPAERVMEEVNEFVGCTPLLAHNASFDQKFWDFELGRIKRTRLQNFACSLLLARRLMPAAPNHKLGTLTTFAQLPHTGQAHRAMADAEMAANLMAHLAQELRGKHGVRELNHDLLCKLQKVPAAKVGEHLQRYR
- a CDS encoding NYN domain-containing protein, whose amino-acid sequence is MKKIAVFADVQNLYYTVRQAYGCHFNYAALWADISKHGQIVEAYAYAIDRGDSKQQQFQQILRNLGFTVKLKPYIQRSDGSAKGDWDVGITLDIMDAADHVDEVVLASGDGDFDMLLERIINKHGVQAVAYGVPGLTANSLIRAASRYVPIEGALLLKN
- a CDS encoding DUF2076 domain-containing protein — protein: MNSEEQTLIDGLFSRLQQAETEAAPRDAQAEARIKEHLTRQPAAGYFMTQAILVQEAALKSLDEQNKQLTQQVQRLQAELQSAKAQSGAPAASGGGGFLSSIFGGGNPRPAPSQSAAPAATGGWREPAPQQSYQAPAPQQSFGAAPPNYAQQAAPAAGNSFLGGALKTAAGVAGGVMLAQGISSLFHHNQQPEEIVEVIKEEPAQVADQSNNGWGDEQRMVGNDTYANEQGGFSDADYSSDNSSLFDDDDSFV
- a CDS encoding YciC family protein, encoding MNALEVLRDSLYFFKRHLGSIVQLCLPLVIVEAFLQQAVDHATGPDTFAGVSIIVGLLVYPLYTAALILFLDARSRGESPRNRDLLAMAATLWPRFAVLTALNTLLILLGLSLYFLPGLMLMVMLAFAEYLLVLRGLGPLQAMKESLRLTRGHFWRILLCILCVMTPLWLLKGATLAVYPEPQNPLIAGLIDSAHSFLQLFTSVVLFRLFMLISELPDKRNGAV
- a CDS encoding endonuclease/exonuclease/phosphatase family protein; the protein is MTRLLRYTLLLVVLAVVLLGVLLFSLTWRPDARETLPVSCNATAPTLVPGQALKVMTWNVQFLAGKRYVFWNDLAQGDDEAPTLEDMAFSLDEVARVIRDEQPDVVLLQELDDGAKASDYQNQLKLLQERVADLYPCSASAFDWKADFVPEPHIYGSVGRQLATLSRYRIEHAERLQLPVAPSNFISRQFQPKDALLAAKLPLSDGGQLTVFNTHLQRASQADGNVQAQVAAVAKVLDKYESQGLPWLIGGDFNLLPLGQYRRLPVERRTPYSADSELHLLWNKYPMIPTNNEAGGIDRAKWLTHYPNDPGLNGPDRTVDYLFYSPKLKRLQAQVRQDDTLRISDHLPVIARFLLPAAP